A window from Electrophorus electricus isolate fEleEle1 chromosome 7, fEleEle1.pri, whole genome shotgun sequence encodes these proteins:
- the lum gene encoding lumican — protein sequence MFPLSSLLLASLLGLGICQYDYDYPPEPPYAVMSVPNCVPECYCPLPTAMYCDDRKLKYVPIIPMGIKYLYLQNNLIEEIKAGVFDNVTDLRWLVIDNNNITSDKIQAGTIDKLTSLEKTLFSYNKLTKPPGPLSKSMEELRLTGNQLTSFPSGTLAGMQNLTMLYLAKNQLTTESIAGAFKGLKSLLLLDISENKLKKLPAGVPSSLLMLYADNNDIEGVPAGYLAKLPELQYLRVSHNKLVDSGIPAGVFNISSLLELDLSFNKLKSIPEISDSLEHLYLQVNEIDKFDLTSICKFTSPMNYSKLKTLRLDGNLVTHRSMPDDTSNCLRMASEIIFE from the exons ATGTTCCCTCTCAGCTCCCTCCTCCTGGCCAGCCTGCTTGGTCTGGGCATCTGTCAGTATGACTACGACTACCCCCCTGAGCCCCCATACGCAGTTATGTCTGTACCCAACTGTGTGCCGGAGTGCTACTGCCCCTTACCCACAGCCATGTACTGTGACGACCGCAAGCTGAAGTACGTGCCTATTATCCCCATGGGGATCAAATACCTTTACCTGCAGAACAATCTCATCGAGGAGATCAAGGCAGGTGTGTTCGACAACGTCACCGACTTGCGCTGGCTGGTCAttgacaacaacaacatcacCAGCGACAAGATCCAGGCTGGGACCATTGACAAGCTGACCAGCCTGGAGAAAACTCTATTTAGCTACAACAAGCTGACCAAGCCCCCTGGCCCTCTGTCCAAGTCCATGGAGGAGCTCAGGCTGACAGGCAACCAACTCACCTCATTCCCATCAGGCACTCTGGCTGGCATGCAGAACCTTACCATGCTCTACTTGGCTAAGAACCAGCTGACCACCGAGAGCATTGCTGGGGCTTTTAAAGGACTGAAGTCACTCTTGCTGCTGGACATCAGTGAGAACAAGTTGAAGAAGCTCCCAGCAGGCGTTCCTTCTTCCTTACTGATGCTCTACGCAGACAACAATGACATCGAGGGTGTCCCCGCCGGCTACCTGGCCAAGCTTCCTGAGCTGCAGTACTTGCGCGTCTCCCATAACAAGCTGGTGGACTCGGGAATTCCTGCGGGCGTGTTCAACATAAGCTCTCTCCTCGAGTTGGACCTGTCCTTTAACAAACTGAAGTCTATACCTGAGATCAGCGATTCACTTGAGCACCTGTACCTGCAAGTCAATGAAATTGACA AGTTTGACCTGACTAGCATCTGCAAGTTCACCTCGCCTATGAACTACTCTAAACTGAAGACCCTGCGCTTGGACGGAAACCTGGTCACCCACAGAAGCATGCCAGACGACACATCCAACTGCCTCCGCATGGCCTCTGAGATCATTTTTGAATAG